GATCCTGACGGCTTGCTGGCAATGCCCGTGAAGACCCTCAAACGGGACGCGAAAAAGAACAGCGACATTCGGGTCCTCGTCCGCGAGGCGGCCGACCGCGGGGCCGTAGAGGTGTTTGTCGGCCTGCCCCGCAGCATGCGGGGCACCGAAACGGCCTCCACGCAGATGGCGCGGGATTATGCGCAGCTGCTGCTGGCGGAACTCGAACGCAGCGGCAGCGGCATTCCCGTGACCCTTGTGGATGAGCGCCTCACCACCGTGAGCGCCCACCGTTCCCTGCACGAGGCTGGCTTGAACAGCAAAGATCATCGTAGAGTGGTGGATCAAGCAGCCGCTGTCGCTATTCTGCAGCAGGCTATTGACATGCAGCGTTCCCTTGGACGCGATGTGGGGGAGCCAGTCACATCATGCCGGCAGGACCGCCAGACAGGCGCCCGGCCGGCCCCGACACAGGAGCCAATCATTTCCCAGGACAATAAGCGCGGAAACGGGGCCGCGCTGTGAGCCACAGGTATCCGGATTTTCCGCCCATGGGGGCGGAACCGGACTATGAGCCGAGCGCCCACCACGGAACGGAGTACTCTGCGGAGGACACTCCTCCGGTGGCGGAGTTCTTCGACGATGAACAGGAGACCCGCCGCAGCCGGCGGCCCACCCGGGAGAAGCAGCGCCGCCGCAGACGCCGCACCATTGTGATGTTTGTTGTCCTCGTGTTTTTCGCGGGCGTGGTATTTGGCCTCACCATGTTCCTGCGTGATCTGCTGGGGATGAACGAGATCAAGGACTATGAGGGCGCCGGAACCGGAAGCGTCAGCTTTACCGTGGCCGAAGGTGACGGGCCGATGGTGATCGGGACCAAACTGGAGACGGAGGATATCATCGCGACGTCCAAGGAGTTCGTCAACACGTTCGCCGAGGAGTCCGCCGGGCGGGAAATCCAGCCCGGATCCTATGAAATGAAGCAGCAGATGTCCTCCTCCGCAGCGCTTGAAGCGCTGCTGGGTGAAGAGGGCACCGCGGTGCACTACGCCGCGGTGGCCCGCGACCTGCGCCAGAACGAAGTGTTCGACATCCTCACCGAGTCCACCGGCATTCCCCGGACCGAATTCGAGGCCCTCGCCCAGAATCCCGGAGCCTTTGGCTTGCCGCCTGAGGCCGTCAGCCTGGAGGGCTACCTGCACCCGGGCGAATACCGCTTCCCGCTGGAGCAGGACGCAACCTCCATCGTTACGGAAATGGTCGACAACACCTTTGCCACTCTCGAGGAAGCCGGAATCACTGATCCGGCGGAGCAGTACCGCATCCTGACCAAGGCCAGCATCATCCAGGCCGAGGCAGGCGAAGCCGACTACGCCACTGTGGCAGGTTCCATCCAGAACCGGCTGCGCGCCGACAACGTGGAAACCAGCGGCCTGATCCAGTCCGACGCCACGGTGACCTACGGACTGAACCGCAAGAGCTATGACCTGACGCCGGAGGAAAAGGCTGACAAGTCCAACCCCTACAACACGTACGCCAACCCCGGGCTGCCGGTTGGACCCATCGGTTCCCCCAGCAAGGAGGCCATTGACGCGGCCGCCAATCCCGCCGATGTGCCGTACTACTACTGGGTGACGGTCAACCTGGACACCGGCCAGACCGAGTTCTCCTCAACCCTGGCGGAACACGCGAAATACGTGCTCCAGTACCAGGAATGGTGCGGCAAGCAGGAACCGGGCAGGTGCGGGTAATTGACGCCTAGCCCGCTGCGGGCAGCTGTGCTGGGGCATCCGATCGGGCACTCCAAATCTCCGCTGCTGCACCGCGCCGCCTACGGGTACCTCGGGTTTGACTGTTCCTACGACCGGATTGACGTCCCCGAAGAGGACGCGGCAGCCTTTGCCGCGTCCCTCCGGGAAACGGATCCGGCCGGGCCCCGGTGGGCCGGACTGTCGGTGACCATGCCGCTGAAGGCGGCACTGCTCCCCGCCATGGACGCCCTCACGTCCACGGCTGAGGACCTGCAGGTGCTGAACACGGTGACCTTCGACTACACGGACGGCGGTGTGGTCCTCACCGGGCACAACACTGATGTCACAGGCATCGTCAATGCGCTGCGCCATGCCGGCGCCCAGGGTAACCCGCACGTGGTCATCCTCGGTGCCGGCGGCACCGCCTGCGCCGCCGTCGCAGCTGCGGCACGCCTGGAGGCCGCATCGGTTTCGGTCTGTGCGCGCAGGTTCACCGCAGGGCCGGACGGAGTTCCACCGGTGGCCGGCGTTGGACGCCGCACCGGGACAGAGGTGCGGCTGCGCCCCTGGGAAGAGGCGGCAGCCGCCTGTGCCGGCGCCGACGTCGTCATTTCCACGCTTCCCCCTCACGGTGCCGATGCCCTGGCGGACCAGCTGGCCGCGGCGCCGCACGGAGCGGCGGGCGCCGGCGCCGTCCTGCTGGATGTTGCCTATGACCCGTGGCCGAGCCGGATTGCCGGCGTGTGGGAGGCACAGGGCGGGCTCATTGTTCCCGGATTGGAAATGCTGCTGTACCAGGCGGTGGAACAGGTGCGTCTGTTTACCGGCGGGGCGTTCCGTGAAGAGAATTCCGTCACAAACGTGATGTGTGACGCTGTGGGGGCACCGCGGCGCTGAAGGCGCGGACCGGACATGGCAGTATTGAAACCATGTTGCGTTGGTTGACCGCCGGTGAGTCCCATGGGCCTGCACTGGTAGGAATAGTTGAGGGCGTCCCTGCGGGCGTCGAAGTGAACACTGCCATGATCCAGGAGGCACTGGCGCGCCGCCGGCTTGGCTACGGGCGCGGTGCGCGGATGAAGTTTGAACAGGATGCGGTCCGCATCCTCGGGGGAGTCCGGCACGGACTCACCCAGGGCGGACCCGTGGCCATCGAGGTGGGCAACACCGAATGGCCCAAGTGGCAGCAGGTCATGTCGCCGGATCCGGTGGACCCGGCCCTGCTCGCCGAATCCGCCCGGAACGCCCCGCTCACCCGGCCGCGGCCCGGACACGCTGACTTCACCGGAATGCAGAAGTACGGTTTTGATGAAGCCCGTCCCGTGCTGGAGCGTGCCAGTGCGCGGGAAACGGCCGCCCGCGTGGCGCTGGGGGCAGTGGCGTCCTCGTTCCTGAAGTCGCTGGGCATTTCCCTGGTCTCGCACACCGTGAGCATTGCCGGAGTTGGCAGCCCCGAAGGCTCCGCCATTCCGGGTGCCGGCGACGTCGCCGCCCTCGACGCGGATCCGATGCGCTGCTTCAACGCCGATGTTTCGGCCGCCATGGTGGCCGAGGTGGACGCGGCCCACAAGGACGGTGAGACGCTGGGCGGTGTCGTGGAGGTTGTGGCCTACGGCCTTCCGCCGGGACTGGGCAGCTACACGCACTGGGACCGCCGCCTTGATGCGCGGATCGCCGGCGCGCTGATGGGGATCCAGGCCATCAAGGGCGTGGAAATCGGTGACGGCTTCCTCACTGCGGCACGCCGCGGTTCAGCCGCACACGACGAAATCCTCCAGGACGCCGACGGCCGCGTGGTCCGCTCCGGGAACCGCGCCGGAGGCATCGAAGGCGGCATGAGCATTGGCGAGGTCCTGCGGGTCCGCGCAGCCATGAAACCCATCGCCACCGTTCCGCACGCGCTGCAGACCGTTGACGTCAGCACCGGCGAGCCGGCCCGCGCCCATCACCAGCGCTCCGACGTATGCGCCGTTCCCGCCGCCGGCGTGGTGGCCGAAGCAATGGTTGCCCTGGTGCTGGCCGAAGCCGTCACCGAGAAGTTCGGCGGCGATTCCCTGGCCGAAACGGCACGGAACCTGCGGTCCTACCTGGAGAACATTCCGGGTGCCCTGGAATCGGCTGGCACCAGTGCCGCCACAGACTGAGCAGCCCTTCCGGCACCTTGTCCTGATCGGCTTTATGGCGGCCGGGAAATCGGTGGTGGGACGCGAATTCGCGTCCCGCCGCCAGCTGAAGTTCACCGACACGGACCAGCTCATCACCGAGCGCCACGGGCCCATATCCGAGCTCTTTGCCGCGCGCGGGGAATGCTACTTCCGGGAACTCGAAGCACGCGCCGTCGCATCGGCCCTGGCCGAGAAAAACCCCGGGGTCATTTCCCTGGGCGGCGGGGCGGTCCTGGACACGGGCACCCAGCAGCTGCTGCGGTCCGGCGCCACGGTGGTTTTCCTGGACACCGACCTGGAAACCGTTCTGCCCCGCATTGTCCGATCCGGTCACCGCCCCCTGCTGGCCGGTGACCCCGCGCGCCGCTGGCAGGAACTGGCGAAGGCGCGGCGCCCCGTGTACGAATCCCTGGCCGACATCACCATTGACACCAGGGGCCTCACCGTCACAGCCATCATTGACCGGCTGACGACCATCCTCAACGAAGGAGCTTAACCTCATGGCCTCCGATCCCACCGTCATCCCGGTGACCGGCGAAAGCCCCGCAAGCAATTACGACGTCGTGATCGGCAACGGACTGCTGGACCGCCTCCCCGCCATGCTGGGGGAGCGGGTGCGGAGGGTCCTGGTCATCCACCCCCGTGCGCTCCGTGCCACCGGCGACACCGTCCGCGACGAGCTGGCCGCCACCGGACTCACCGCCGTCACCGCTGAAATCCCGGATGCCGAAGAAGGCAAGCACATCCAGGTGGCGTCCTTCTGCTGGCAGGTCCTGGGCCAGAACGACTTCACCCGCTCCGACGCCATCGTGGCCGTGGGCGGCGGCGCCGTCACCGACCTGGCCGGTTTTGTGGCGGCCACCTGGCTGCGCGGCATCAAGGTGGTGCACATTCCCACGTCGCTGCTGGGGATGGTGGATGCGGCCGTTGGCGGCAAGACCGCCATCAATACCGCCGAGGGCAAAAACCTTGTGGGGGCCTTCCATCCGCCGGCCGGCGTACTGGCCGACCTCGACGCCCTGGGCACACTGCCCAAGAATGAGCTGCTCAGCGGCATGGCCGAGGTCATCAAGTGCGGCTTTATCGCCGATCCGGCCATCCTGGACCTGGTGGAGGCCAATCCGGAGGCCGTGGGCGACGGCGCTTCCGACGTCGTGCGCGAACTCGTGGAACGCTCCATCGCGGTGAAAGCCGAGGTGGTCTCCGCCGATCTGCGCGAAGCCGGACGGCGGGAATTCCTGAACTACGGCCACACCCTGGGCCACTCCATCGAACTGGCTGAACGCTACCAGTGGCGCCACGGCGCGGCGGTGTCCGTGGGACTGGTGTTTGCCGCCGAACTCGGCCGGATGGTTGGCCGGCTCGATGACGCCACGGCGGACCGGCACAAGGAAATCCTCACCCTGCTGGGGCTGCCCGTCAGTTACCGCA
This genomic interval from Arthrobacter citreus contains the following:
- the ruvX gene encoding Holliday junction resolvase RuvX, producing the protein MEPKDYPRGVKLGVDVGLVRVGLAVSDPDGLLAMPVKTLKRDAKKNSDIRVLVREAADRGAVEVFVGLPRSMRGTETASTQMARDYAQLLLAELERSGSGIPVTLVDERLTTVSAHRSLHEAGLNSKDHRRVVDQAAAVAILQQAIDMQRSLGRDVGEPVTSCRQDRQTGARPAPTQEPIISQDNKRGNGAAL
- the mltG gene encoding endolytic transglycosylase MltG, which encodes MGAEPDYEPSAHHGTEYSAEDTPPVAEFFDDEQETRRSRRPTREKQRRRRRRTIVMFVVLVFFAGVVFGLTMFLRDLLGMNEIKDYEGAGTGSVSFTVAEGDGPMVIGTKLETEDIIATSKEFVNTFAEESAGREIQPGSYEMKQQMSSSAALEALLGEEGTAVHYAAVARDLRQNEVFDILTESTGIPRTEFEALAQNPGAFGLPPEAVSLEGYLHPGEYRFPLEQDATSIVTEMVDNTFATLEEAGITDPAEQYRILTKASIIQAEAGEADYATVAGSIQNRLRADNVETSGLIQSDATVTYGLNRKSYDLTPEEKADKSNPYNTYANPGLPVGPIGSPSKEAIDAAANPADVPYYYWVTVNLDTGQTEFSSTLAEHAKYVLQYQEWCGKQEPGRCG
- a CDS encoding shikimate dehydrogenase, producing MTPSPLRAAVLGHPIGHSKSPLLHRAAYGYLGFDCSYDRIDVPEEDAAAFAASLRETDPAGPRWAGLSVTMPLKAALLPAMDALTSTAEDLQVLNTVTFDYTDGGVVLTGHNTDVTGIVNALRHAGAQGNPHVVILGAGGTACAAVAAAARLEAASVSVCARRFTAGPDGVPPVAGVGRRTGTEVRLRPWEEAAAACAGADVVISTLPPHGADALADQLAAAPHGAAGAGAVLLDVAYDPWPSRIAGVWEAQGGLIVPGLEMLLYQAVEQVRLFTGGAFREENSVTNVMCDAVGAPRR
- the aroC gene encoding chorismate synthase; its protein translation is MLRWLTAGESHGPALVGIVEGVPAGVEVNTAMIQEALARRRLGYGRGARMKFEQDAVRILGGVRHGLTQGGPVAIEVGNTEWPKWQQVMSPDPVDPALLAESARNAPLTRPRPGHADFTGMQKYGFDEARPVLERASARETAARVALGAVASSFLKSLGISLVSHTVSIAGVGSPEGSAIPGAGDVAALDADPMRCFNADVSAAMVAEVDAAHKDGETLGGVVEVVAYGLPPGLGSYTHWDRRLDARIAGALMGIQAIKGVEIGDGFLTAARRGSAAHDEILQDADGRVVRSGNRAGGIEGGMSIGEVLRVRAAMKPIATVPHALQTVDVSTGEPARAHHQRSDVCAVPAAGVVAEAMVALVLAEAVTEKFGGDSLAETARNLRSYLENIPGALESAGTSAATD
- a CDS encoding shikimate kinase, which gives rise to MPPQTEQPFRHLVLIGFMAAGKSVVGREFASRRQLKFTDTDQLITERHGPISELFAARGECYFRELEARAVASALAEKNPGVISLGGGAVLDTGTQQLLRSGATVVFLDTDLETVLPRIVRSGHRPLLAGDPARRWQELAKARRPVYESLADITIDTRGLTVTAIIDRLTTILNEGA
- the aroB gene encoding 3-dehydroquinate synthase, which produces MASDPTVIPVTGESPASNYDVVIGNGLLDRLPAMLGERVRRVLVIHPRALRATGDTVRDELAATGLTAVTAEIPDAEEGKHIQVASFCWQVLGQNDFTRSDAIVAVGGGAVTDLAGFVAATWLRGIKVVHIPTSLLGMVDAAVGGKTAINTAEGKNLVGAFHPPAGVLADLDALGTLPKNELLSGMAEVIKCGFIADPAILDLVEANPEAVGDGASDVVRELVERSIAVKAEVVSADLREAGRREFLNYGHTLGHSIELAERYQWRHGAAVSVGLVFAAELGRMVGRLDDATADRHKEILTLLGLPVSYRKDRWSALLDGMRRDKKSRGDLLRFVVLDGLAKPSMLEVPDTSLLFAAYQEIASEPQGGIRLSL